One segment of Chryseobacterium turcicum DNA contains the following:
- a CDS encoding Lrp/AsnC family transcriptional regulator, which yields MNYQLDEIDKKILDFLVENTRMPFTEIAKQMDVSAGTIHVRVKKMEDAGIILGSSLNLDYGKLDYHFTAFIGILLTKSNRTQEVLKELGTIPNVIEASVISGKYNIFCKVRAKNTNDAKRIIYQIDDIQDVMRTESMISMEEFLSDKNRLINAISI from the coding sequence ATGAACTATCAACTGGACGAAATAGACAAGAAAATTCTTGATTTCTTAGTAGAAAACACAAGAATGCCTTTTACAGAAATTGCTAAGCAGATGGACGTTTCTGCGGGTACAATTCACGTAAGAGTGAAGAAAATGGAAGATGCAGGTATTATTTTAGGATCATCTCTTAATCTTGATTATGGTAAACTAGATTACCATTTCACCGCTTTTATCGGAATTCTTTTAACAAAATCAAACCGTACGCAAGAGGTTTTGAAAGAGTTGGGAACAATTCCAAATGTTATAGAAGCGAGTGTTATCTCAGGAAAATACAACATCTTCTGTAAGGTAAGAGCTAAAAATACAAACGACGCAAAAAGAATCATCTATCAGATTGATGACATTCAGGACGTAATGAGAACTGAATCTATGATCTCTATGGAAGAATTCTTAAGCGATAAAAACAGATTGATCAACGCAATCTCGATTTAA